One segment of Paenibacillus rhizovicinus DNA contains the following:
- a CDS encoding deoxyguanosinetriphosphate triphosphohydrolase family protein has protein sequence MNVRKMRLFDFENIHSSEDRDEFEKDYARLIQSPAFRRLQGKSQVFGAGSGDYYRTRLTHSLEVSQIAREVARKLHKTNPFLAKREHPGLVMDPEVVEVASLAHDLGHPPFGHKGEEVLNEILMKECGLKYEGNAQNFRILMFLEKRAGSDSGLDLTAAVLLAINKYPYCLDDPGRLKGVYGMEWEGIRSLRQAWGMPDGCATLEAQLMDLCDDIAYSTHDIEDGIRAGKIQMNPSLFEDDRLVANVMQEIIDDPGNAVMHWEQVDMKQMVKQALHHYLQQWESIYVECGREPSRTRREMKARWVRKFVSGVGIIDDPATGWKRVTFIRDGVQDLELLRTMEILKKLAWVTLIKDFRVQRLHKRSEIMITRLWESFRTQETGRLIIPPDWLESYERQRSKWPWERMVADYIAGMTDAYAEKVYAEFFASRSGSIYERD, from the coding sequence ATGAACGTACGTAAAATGCGGTTGTTTGATTTCGAGAACATCCACTCCAGCGAAGATCGGGATGAGTTTGAGAAGGACTATGCCAGATTAATTCAATCGCCGGCTTTTCGGCGGCTGCAGGGGAAATCTCAGGTGTTCGGAGCGGGTTCCGGGGATTACTACCGGACGCGTTTGACGCATTCGCTCGAAGTGTCGCAGATCGCCCGCGAAGTGGCGCGTAAGCTGCATAAGACGAATCCATTCTTGGCCAAACGGGAGCATCCGGGGCTCGTCATGGATCCCGAAGTCGTGGAAGTGGCATCGTTAGCCCATGACCTGGGTCATCCTCCATTCGGGCATAAGGGCGAAGAAGTGCTGAACGAAATCCTGATGAAGGAATGCGGGCTCAAATACGAAGGAAATGCCCAAAATTTCCGCATTCTGATGTTTCTGGAGAAGCGCGCGGGCAGCGACAGCGGTCTCGATCTGACAGCCGCCGTCCTGCTGGCGATCAATAAATATCCGTACTGCCTGGACGATCCCGGCCGCTTGAAAGGCGTCTATGGCATGGAATGGGAGGGCATCCGTTCCCTGCGCCAAGCATGGGGTATGCCTGACGGCTGCGCGACGCTGGAAGCGCAGCTGATGGATCTCTGCGACGATATCGCGTATTCCACGCATGATATCGAGGATGGGATTCGTGCCGGCAAAATCCAAATGAATCCCAGCTTGTTCGAAGACGACCGGCTAGTCGCCAACGTCATGCAGGAGATCATCGACGATCCCGGCAATGCCGTCATGCACTGGGAACAAGTAGACATGAAGCAAATGGTGAAGCAGGCCTTGCATCATTACTTGCAGCAATGGGAAAGCATCTACGTGGAGTGCGGCAGGGAGCCTTCCCGGACGCGTCGTGAAATGAAAGCGCGCTGGGTGCGCAAATTCGTCAGCGGCGTCGGCATCATCGACGATCCCGCGACGGGCTGGAAGCGGGTCACGTTCATCCGCGACGGCGTGCAGGATCTGGAGCTGCTGCGCACGATGGAGATTTTGAAGAAGCTCGCTTGGGTGACGTTGATCAAGGACTTCCGTGTTCAACGTTTGCATAAGCGCAGTGAAATCATGATTACGCGGCTGTGGGAGAGCTTCCGTACGCAGGAGACGGGAAGGCTCATCATTCCGCCGGACTGGCTGGAAAGCTACGAACGGCAGCGCAGCAAATGGCCGTGGGAGCGGATGGTGGCCGATTACATCGCCGGCATGACCGATGCTTACGCCGAGAAGGTGTATGCGGAGTTTTTCGCCAGCCGGTCGGGATCGATCTATGAGCGCGATTAG
- the odhB gene encoding 2-oxoglutarate dehydrogenase complex dihydrolipoyllysine-residue succinyltransferase — protein sequence MSDIKVPEMGESIVEGTISKWHVKVGDSVNVGDVLAELETDKVNIEISAEQAGSVESLLRAEGDTVAVGETIGMIGSGAGAAAPAAPAAPAVPAVPAAPAAEPTEMKPATPAAPPVTAAPAAESNASVSSATPAARKLARERGIDLNQVQSLDPLGRIRQSDIEAHGTKPAVVAAPAVAQAPAASAPAADPGKPAERRKMSRRRITIAKRLVEAQHTAAMLTTFNEVDMTAILDVRKRRKDAFKEKHEVGLGFMSFFTKAVIGALKAFPLLNAEIQGDEILVKQYYDIGIAVSAKEGLVVPVVRDADRLGFAQIEKQIGELAGKARANTLSLNDLQGGTFTITNGGVFGSLLSTPILNAPQVGILGMHKIQIRPVAINATEMENRPMMYIALSYDHRIVDGSEAVRFLVTVKELLEDPESLLLEG from the coding sequence ATGAGTGATATTAAAGTACCCGAAATGGGCGAATCCATCGTAGAAGGCACCATCTCCAAATGGCATGTCAAAGTCGGCGACAGCGTTAATGTCGGCGATGTATTGGCAGAGCTTGAAACGGATAAAGTCAACATTGAAATCAGCGCAGAACAAGCAGGCTCCGTGGAGTCTCTGCTGCGCGCTGAAGGCGACACCGTCGCTGTCGGCGAAACGATCGGCATGATCGGCAGCGGTGCGGGAGCGGCAGCTCCGGCGGCGCCGGCCGCACCTGCGGTTCCGGCTGTTCCGGCGGCGCCGGCAGCCGAGCCGACCGAAATGAAACCGGCGACGCCTGCGGCACCTCCTGTAACTGCAGCGCCTGCAGCGGAATCGAATGCTTCGGTTTCGTCGGCAACGCCGGCTGCCCGCAAGCTGGCAAGAGAGCGCGGCATCGACTTGAACCAAGTTCAATCGCTTGATCCGCTCGGCCGCATTCGCCAATCGGATATCGAAGCGCATGGCACGAAGCCGGCGGTTGTTGCTGCTCCTGCAGTGGCACAAGCGCCAGCAGCTTCCGCTCCGGCAGCCGATCCCGGCAAACCGGCAGAACGCCGCAAAATGTCCCGCCGCCGGATCACGATCGCGAAGCGCCTCGTTGAAGCGCAGCACACGGCAGCTATGCTGACAACGTTCAACGAAGTCGACATGACGGCGATCCTGGACGTTCGCAAACGCCGCAAAGATGCGTTCAAAGAAAAGCACGAAGTCGGCCTCGGCTTCATGTCCTTCTTCACGAAAGCCGTTATCGGCGCGCTGAAAGCATTCCCGCTGCTCAACGCGGAAATCCAAGGCGACGAAATTCTCGTGAAGCAATATTATGATATCGGCATCGCCGTTTCGGCGAAGGAAGGTTTGGTCGTTCCGGTCGTTCGCGACGCGGATCGTCTGGGCTTCGCTCAAATCGAGAAACAAATCGGCGAACTGGCCGGCAAAGCACGCGCGAACACGCTGTCGCTGAACGATCTGCAGGGCGGCACGTTCACGATCACGAACGGCGGCGTCTTCGGTTCCCTGTTGTCGACACCGATTCTGAATGCACCGCAAGTCGGTATTCTCGGCATGCACAAAATCCAAATTCGTCCGGTTGCGATCAACGCGACGGAGATGGAAAACCGTCCGATGATGTACATCGCATTGTCGTACGATCACCGGATCGTCGATGGTTCGGAAGCGGTACGTTTCCTCGTAACCGTTAAGGAACTGCTGGAAGATCCGGAATCCCTGCTGCTGGAAGGTTAA